The Anopheles coluzzii chromosome 2, AcolN3, whole genome shotgun sequence genome window below encodes:
- the LOC120952412 gene encoding uncharacterized protein LOC120952412: protein MSLATLESAFCEPPIGAMMETPGKKRKRNAETNPFLNFTEQTFSIPSSTPIHNRQIDSSAFENPSFRVANKENYNLFSDSCMEVKSIADLAGASKRPKANTPDTCNPFEVIRKPPKKKKKQMHPAGTVPLEESCFENPGLNLAAADKQPVNPFEVPRDGDESKRKEAEELSRCFVNSALNIRGTEKGTERYNPFEIVRPKEAAPEAPPGSRGLPVPELAGIENPAMEMPQYAIAVPFTPSLKHRINFQELPPSALTPCQMLANMVVCSPEPTKAASGYGGDTLNRNVTVTLTKRRSLSVISEESDIGEKLDCYQLELENSINEAKARKQRQGETTPFTFSGTGHRRRSVRRSLIDMKHISNLSQRLHELDDDQSDFTKLEDDAKVPEVAVDQEQEEEDEGEKEEEDKENRKPATPVAIGKELNSKIDETDTTETHAEMPHCNQMTFTITKETTAREEIRIDVSNPDVQFEEVEDFEDEEQDVELLHNPAPFQRAYRKKEPLADKPTEAIVVSDEFKHPAQIGGQVAEGAPEAGAPVKSHKVRDVIRRSFRRLIPRGQAVHADEPQKEGEEKQPASQRDGEGHGLISTIRHSLRRRQTAKAKPTTGEEENIVVAESKQPEQAGESALEMSIIAEQPRAVFRQPSLDQYKPIAAAPSGGGTLRSSLRRSTKDIRKQMMKSVFRKQSGDLDGDHGQHVGQLI from the coding sequence ATGTCCCTTGCCACATTGGAAAGTGCCTTCTGTGAACCACCGATCGGTGCGATGATGGAAACTCCGGGAAAGAAGCGCAAGCGGAATGCGGAAACGAATCCATTCCTTAACTTTACCGAACAAACGTTTAGCATCCCTTCGTCGACGCCGATCCACAATCGGCAGATCGATAGCAGTGCCTTCGAGAATCCGTCCTTCCGGGTGGCGAACAAAGAGAACTACAATCTGTTTTCCGACTCGTGCATGGAGGTGAAGTCGATTGCGGATTTGGCCGGTGCATCCAAGCGCCCGAAAGCGAACACGCCCGACACGTGCAACCCGTTCGAGGTGATACGCAAACCgccgaagaaaaagaagaaacagatGCACCCGGCCGGTACGGTACCGCTTGAGGAGAGCTGTTTCGAGAATCCTGGTTTGAATCTGGCCGCCGCCGATAAGCAACCGGTAAACCCGTTCGAGGTACCACGTGATGGAGACGAAAGCAAACGCAAGGAGGCGGAAGAGTTGAGCCGCTGCTTCGTCAACAGTGCGCTTAACATTCGCGGGACAGAGAAGGGAACGGAACGATACAATCCGTTCGAGATCGTGCGCCCGAAAGAGGCGGCCCCGGAGGCACCACCAGGCAGCCGGGGGCTGCCGGTACCGGAACTGGCTGGCATTGAGAATCCTGCGATGGAGATGCCACAGTACGCTATTGCCGTTCCGTTCACACCATCACTGAAGCATCGTATCAATTTCCAGGAGCTGCCGCCCAGTGCCTTAACACCGTGCCAAATGCTGGCCAACATGGTTGTTTGTAGCCCCGAGCCGACGAAGGCGGCATCCGGCTATGGGGGAGATACGCTGAACAGGAACGTAACGGTCACGCTGACCAAACGACGGTCCCTATCGGTCATCAGCGAAGAGTCGGACATCGGTGAGAAGTTGGACTGCTACCAGCTGGAACTGGAGAACAGCATTAACGAAGCGAAGGCAAGAAAGCAGCGGCAGGGCGAAACAACCCCGTTCACGTTCAGCGGAACGGGCCATCGGCGTCGATCGGTCAGACGCAGCTTGATCGACATGAAGCACATCAGCAATCTGTCCCAGCGGCTGCACGAGCTTGATGACGACCAGAGCGATTTTACCAAGCTGGAGGACGATGCAAAGGTTCCGGAAGTTGCGGTGGATCAGGAGcaagaggaggaggatgagggggagaaggaggaggaagacaaagaaaatagaaaaccgGCCACACCGGTTGCGATCGGTAAGGAACTGAACAGCAAAATTGATGAGACTGATACAACTGAGACGCACGCGGAAATGCCCCATTGCAACCAAATGACATTCACCATTACCAAAGAAACGACGGCGCGGGAAGAGATCCGTATTGACGTGTCCAACCCGGACGTACAGTTCGAGGAGGTGGAAGACTTCGAAGACGAAGAGCAGGACGTAGAGTTGCTACACAATCCGGCACCGTTTCAGCGCGCGTACCGCAAGAAAGAGCCGCTCGCGGACAAGCCGACGGAAGCAATCGTCGTATCCGATGAGTTCAAGCATCCGGCACAGATCGGTGGCCAGGTGGCGGAAGGAGCACCCGAAGCTGGTGCACCGGTGAAATCGCACAAAGTGCGTGACGTTATACGCCGTAGCTTCCGTCGATTGATACCGCGCGGACAGGCGGTACACGCGGACGAACCGCAAAAAGAAGGGGAAGAGAAACAACCAGCGTCGCAGCGCGATGGGGAAGGCCACGGGTTAATCTCTACCATCCGGCACAGCTTAAGGCGCCGCCAGACCGCCAAAGCCAAACCGACGACGGGCGAAGAAGAGAACATCGTCGTGGCTGAGTCGAAGCAACCCGAGCAAGCCGGCGAATCGGCGCTGGAAATGTCCATCATTGCCGAGCAGCCGCGTGCCGTGTTCCGGCAGCCGTCGCTGGACCAGTACAAACCGATTGCGGCCGCTCCATCCGGCGGGGGCACGCTACGGAGCAGTTTGCGCCGCTCGACCAAGGACATCCGGAAGCAGATGATGAAGTCGGTGTTTCGCAAGCAGTCCGGCGATTTGGACGGCGATCATGGCCAGCATGTGGGACAATTGATTTAA